In one window of Microplitis demolitor isolate Queensland-Clemson2020A chromosome 4, iyMicDemo2.1a, whole genome shotgun sequence DNA:
- the LOC128667602 gene encoding uncharacterized protein LOC128667602 isoform X1 yields the protein MTFHRQRKTFRISSRGKGSSSKGGGGRTLSRHRKIDSKIITKNNLISSVVGESLSTPSLLSSQLSLRLTGSSGASSSVGVRWCADKIIVNKRYGPAACMIIENYPPLPTRSRHNTNQDTTQRLLNHLVLPKHRSSKFSSNRHRKLYQPFRET from the coding sequence aaacaTTCAGGATATCATCCAGAGGGAAAGGATCTAGTAGCAAAGGCGGCGGTGGCAGGACACTGTCCAGACATCGTAAGATAGACAgcaaaattataacaaaaaataatttaattagttcaGTTGTTGGTGAGTCATTATCTACACCATCACTGTTATCATCACAATTATCATTGCGACTAACGGGATCATCAGGAGCGTCGTCATCAGTAGGAGTAAGGTGGTGtgctgataaaattattgtaaacaaGAGATACGGACCAGCAGCGTGTATGATCATTGAAAACTATCCCCCTCTGCCCACAAGATCGCGGCATAATACCAATCAAGATACCACCCAACGTTTATTGAACCATCTAGTCCTGCCTAAGCACAGATCCTCAAAATTTTCCAGTAACAGGCATCGAAAGCTTTACCAGCCATTTAGGGAGACGTGA
- the LOC128667602 gene encoding uncharacterized protein LOC128667602 isoform X2 — MRLRAETFRISSRGKGSSSKGGGGRTLSRHRKIDSKIITKNNLISSVVGESLSTPSLLSSQLSLRLTGSSGASSSVGVRWCADKIIVNKRYGPAACMIIENYPPLPTRSRHNTNQDTTQRLLNHLVLPKHRSSKFSSNRHRKLYQPFRET; from the coding sequence aaacaTTCAGGATATCATCCAGAGGGAAAGGATCTAGTAGCAAAGGCGGCGGTGGCAGGACACTGTCCAGACATCGTAAGATAGACAgcaaaattataacaaaaaataatttaattagttcaGTTGTTGGTGAGTCATTATCTACACCATCACTGTTATCATCACAATTATCATTGCGACTAACGGGATCATCAGGAGCGTCGTCATCAGTAGGAGTAAGGTGGTGtgctgataaaattattgtaaacaaGAGATACGGACCAGCAGCGTGTATGATCATTGAAAACTATCCCCCTCTGCCCACAAGATCGCGGCATAATACCAATCAAGATACCACCCAACGTTTATTGAACCATCTAGTCCTGCCTAAGCACAGATCCTCAAAATTTTCCAGTAACAGGCATCGAAAGCTTTACCAGCCATTTAGGGAGACGTGA
- the LOC103577422 gene encoding eukaryotic translation initiation factor 5, with amino-acid sequence MGSLNVNRNVSDAFYRYKMPRIQAKVEGKGNGIKTVIVNMIDVAKAIGRPATYPTKYFGCELGAQTQFDFKNERFIVNGSHEAAKLQDLLDGFIRKYVLCPACDNPETELIVSAKKGTISQGCKACGHHGLLESNHKLNTYILKNPPSLNPAAQGSSLTEGKRGKRSKKVNGDSNGDRSGSPDNDTSTTDIVVEAPEIIAEDKKVDDVADVKWAVDVSEEAVRARLQDLTEGAKGMTISEDLEKSEKERMDIFYKLVKTRRDAGQLDNHKELVTEADRLEIKTKAPLVLAELLFDQGIAAQVKKHRVLLLRFTHDDIKAQKYLIRGIEQVIALHKDALMNKVPGILKLFYDNDILEEKALFEWASKVSKKYVSKDLSQEIHDKAAPFITWLKEAEEEESESEEEDEDDDLEIEYDDRAKQPLKQQQQQNQKAPPKPVVDDSDEENDVDIDAI; translated from the exons ATGGGTAGTTTAAACGTAAATCGTAATGTTAGCGATGCTTTCTATCGTTACAAAATGCCCCGCATCCAAGCTAAAGTCGAGGGCAAAGGCAATGgaattaaaacagtaattgTCAATATGATTGATGTCGCAAAAGCTATTGGAAGACCGGCGACTTATCcaacaaaatattttggcTGTGAATTGGGTGCACAAACGCAATTTGATTTTAAGAATGAACGTTTCATTGTCAATGGCTCGCACGAGGCAGCTAAATTACAGGATCTGCTTGACGGTTTCATAAGAAAATATGTACTGTGTCCGGCTTGTGATAATCCGGAGACAGAATTGATTGTCAGCGCTAAGAAGGGGACGATATCGCAGGGCTGCAAAGCTTGTGGGCATCATGGTTTACTTGAGAGCAaccataaattaaatacttacatTCTGAAAAATCCGCCTAGTCTTAATCCCGCAGCTCAGGGCAGTTCTTTAACTGAAGGTAAGCGCGGCAAACGTTCCAAGAAAGTCAACGGCGATTCTAATGGCGATCGTTCTGGTTCACCGGACAATGACACCAGCACCACTGATATTGTTGTCGAGGCACCGGAGATAATCGCTGAGGACAAAAAAGTCGATGATGTGGCCGACGTTAAATGGGCCGTCGATGTTTCGGAGGAAGCGGTCCGTGCACGGCTCCAGGATCTGACCGAAGGCGCCAAGGGGATGACTATCAGCGAAGATCTTGAGAAAAGCGAGAAAGAACGCATGGATATTTTCTACAAACTTGTTAAAACACGTCGCGATGCTGGACAACTTGATAACCACAAGGAGCTCGTCACCGAAGCTGATAGACTTGAAATAAAGACCAAGGCGCCGCTAGTACTCGCTGAGCTATTGTTTGACCAAGGGATTGCTGCTCAAGTTAAAAAGCACCGCGTACTCTTGCTACGTTTCACTCATGATGATATTAAagcacaaaaatatttgatacgCGGTATTGAACAGGTGATTGCTTTACACAAGGACGCACTTATGAATAAAGTCCCTGGTATTCTCAAG cttttttacGACAATGATATCCTAGAGGAGAAAGCTTTGTTCGAATGGGCGAGCAAAGTAAGTAAGAAATACGTTTCGAAAGATCTATCACAGGAAATTCATGACAAAGCAGCACCATTTATTACCTGGCTCAAGGAAGCTGAGGAAGAGGAATCAGAGTCTGAGgaagaagatgaagatgatgatTTAGAG atcgAGTATGACGACCGAGCTAAGCAGCCGCTCaaacagcaacaacagcagAATCAAAAAGCTCCACCCAAACCTGTGGTAGATGATTCCGATGAAGAAAATGACGTTGACATCGAtgccatttaa
- the LOC103577420 gene encoding protein FAM177A1 — protein sequence MTTENKELCDLTNVVLQVGGDKLNQDNQSLKRPKRVLHFSDGDLVEYSDDETDSSSPDTDKKIIDLKNIGWIPWTWYQTSWIGSKVLESCDYVGEALADFLGITSPKYNFELAEYHRLQKIQNEENNKDLEMQGWTQSNTENLIVNDIKTSGN from the exons ATGACAACAGAAAATAAAGAATTGTGTGATTTAACTAATGTCGTATTGCAAGTGGGTGGAGATAAACTAAATCAA gaTAATCAATCACTAAAACGCCCAAAAAgagttttacatttttctgaTGGTGATCTAGTTGAATATTCTGATGATGAAACGGACTCCAGTTCTCCtgatactgataaaaaaatcattgatctg AAAAATATCGGCTGGATCCCGTGGACTTGGTACCAAACCTCGTGGATCGGTTCCAAAGTACTCGAGAGCTGTGATTACGTTGGCGAAGCACTGGCTGATTTTCTAGGCATCACGTCACCCAAGTATAACTTTGAACTTGCTGAGTACCATCGTCTTCAAAAGATacaaaatgaagaaaataacAAAGACCTAGAGATGCAGGGCTGGACTCAAAGTAATACAGAAAATCTTATTGTTAATGACATTAAAACTTCcggcaattaa
- the LOC103578873 gene encoding putative ankyrin repeat protein RF_0381, translating to MSDDETPPKRRRLDTLSSKSDDTLNDSDLSEAINQENLSDSDSEVSSSDNIYGNGGEVHSFRLIAQAVDEDVNDNEEFQENSSSSDWIRGSSVESTYEDEEELVSLRKESKDTQLHAAVKAGDIELVKKILRTGVDVNAPGEDSNTALHLAVDNEFLAAVKCLVEYGANISAKNKSDDPYLRWETPLHIAVRKDRLDILELLFTTEINVQELMKNYDTNLRHAVERKNFKLINSLAGNSNYNNYNSSIKEVFKNFSMQQLSKMGYGEDLIALLFGKYADINVRNKSDQTLLFLAVTNKNVKMIKYLLDNGADVNAVNCSDFIPGWTALHAAAEACYDGVVKTLLDHQFCDVNVKTDDNITPLHIAASKNNLTILKMLLEKNALFDIHGQHDLIYGLTPYHVAVYDDCLEVTEYFLDNLKIDVDKKTMNDESALQVAVRADNCSMTKLLLDHGADVNYFSKDQGAGFTALHIAAQNGNAELVDLLLSRGADVNIMGNDVKTILHMAVCSENEYIVKRLLACGADVNRKSNTYRFEGITPLLEASSRNLKDIIFMLINAGADVNAKAINKFDDKRQSIIDIAIKGYGDDELLKMLLNFGADINNSYVHLELTDASLTILEQHVLKLKAAGLFVHQRHLDWSCHRGGNRDFQRECKRELKKMKTEKINKSNVCYYDLLAKNVDQLAMYAENKNIRKAVKLNKLTVKYPLYAEMLVFYFKKGHKRNQLLNDVEKLLEDIFIKLPHNCVRNILVYLSDDDLLMCLGRTSSVMADK from the coding sequence ATGTCTGATGATGAAACACCACCTAAGCGGAGACGTCTGGATACATTGTCATCAAAATCTGATGATACATTGAATGACAGCGACCTGTCAGAAGCAAtcaatcaagaaaatttatcagacaGTGACAGCGAAGTATCAAGCTCTGATAATATTTATGGCAATGGCGGTGAGGTACATTCTTTTCGATTGATAGCACAAGCTGTTGACGAAGACGTAAATGACAATGAGGAATTCCAAGAGAACTCTAGCTCTTCTGACTGGATCAGAGGCTCGTCTGTCGAATCAACTTACGAAGACGAAGAAGAGTTGGTTTCTTTGAGGAAAGAATCCAAAGATACTCAGTTACATGCTGCTGTTAAAGCTGGAGATATTGaattggttaaaaaaattctgagaaCTGGCGTTGATGTCAATGCACCAGGGGAAGATTCTAACACAGCACTTCATCTAGCTGttgataatgaatttttagcAGCTGTCAAGTGTTTAGTTGAATATGGAGCAAATATTTCTGCTAAGAACAAATCTGATGACCCATATCTACGCTGGGAAACTCCATTGCACATCGCAGTGAGAAAAGATCGTCTAGACATTCTTGAGTTACTTTTCACAACAGAAATAAACGTCCAGGaactgatgaaaaattatgacaCCAACTTGCGTCACGCTGTCGAgcgtaaaaatttcaaattgatcAATAGTttagcgggaaattcaaattacaataattacaatagttCAATAAaagaagtatttaaaaatttttcaatgcagCAGCTTTCAAAAATGGGCTACGGTGAAGATTTAATAGCTTTGCTATTCGGCAAGTACGCAGACATAAATGTCCGAAATAAATCTGATCAAACTCTCCTTTTTTTAGCAGTTAccaataaaaatgtaaagatGATTAAATATCTACTTGACAACGGTGCTGATGTAAATGCGGTCAATTGCAGTGATTTTATTCCTGGATGGACTGCTCTGCATGCTGCTGCTGAGGCATGTTACGATGGTGTAGTCAAGACTTTATTAGATCATCAGTTTTGCGACGTAAATGTGAAGACGGATGACAATATAACGCCGCTCCATATTGCCGcgtcgaaaaataatttgacaatACTCAAAAtgttgttggaaaaaaatgcGCTGTTTGATATTCATGGTCAACATGATCTTATTTATGGATTGACGCCTTACCACGTGGCTGTTTATGACGATTGTCTAGAAGTGACGGaatattttttggataatcTTAAAATAGATGTTGATAAAAAGACGATGAATGATGAGAGCGCATTGCAAGTTGCTGTGAGAGCTGATAATTGTAGTATGACAAAATTACTGCTGGATCATGGAGctgatgttaattatttttccaaagaTCAGGGCGCGGGATTCACTGCATTGCATATTGCTGCGCAAAATGGTAATGCGGAGCTGGTTGATTTATTGCTGAGTCGGGGGGCCGATGTCAATATCATGGGAAATGATGTAAAGACTATTCTACATATGGCCGTTTGCTCGGAAAACGAATATATTGTCAAACGTTTGCTAGCTTGTGGAGCTGATGTAAATCGCAAGAGCAACACGTATAGATTTGAAGGAATCACTCCACTTCTTGAAGCATCGTCACGTAATTTAAAAGACATTATTTTCATGTTGATAAATGCAGGCGCTGATGTAAATGCTAaagctataaataaatttgatgataaacGTCAGTCTATTATTGACATCGCTATCAAAGGGTATGGCGATGATGAGTTGCTGAAGATGCTTTTGAATTTTGGAGCTGATATTAACAATTCTTATGTACATCTTGAGCTGACTGATGCTTCTTTGACCATTCTTGAGCAACATGTACTTAAATTAAAGGCGGCTGGTTTATTTGTTCATCAAAGACATCTAGATTGGTCCTGTCACAGAGGAGGTAATAGAGACTTTCAACGAGAATGTAAAAGAGAGCTAAAGAAAATgaagacagaaaaaataaataagagtaATGTTTGTTACTACGATCTGCTTGCTAAGAATGTCGATCAACTGGCAATGTACGCggagaataaaaatatcaggAAGGCTGTGAAACTCAATAAGCTGACGGTAAAGTATCCGTTGTATGCGGAGATGttggtattttatttcaaaaaaggACACAAGCGTAACCAGTTGCTAAATGATGTTGAGAAATTGCTGgaagatatttttatcaagcTGCCGCACAATTGTGTCAGGAATATTTTGGTATATTTGAGCGATGACGATTTATTAATGTGCTTAGGAAGGACATCCAGTGTGATGGCggacaaatga